The Sphaerospermopsis torques-reginae ITEP-024 genome has a window encoding:
- a CDS encoding YraN family protein, with protein MSKPPPSNYADIGNIGEDLVAQWLKSTGWEILHRRFSCRWGEIDIIAQYHDTKETANKQTTNHQNSILAFVEVKTRSAGSWDAGGRNAITPKKQAKLCHTAGIFLAQYPEKADYSCRFDVAIVFCQPLPKNVAKDIVTPQTLASLSIPGYEFKLLEYIPAAFDLSTIN; from the coding sequence ATGTCTAAACCTCCTCCATCTAATTATGCTGATATTGGTAACATAGGAGAAGACCTAGTAGCACAGTGGTTAAAATCTACAGGTTGGGAAATTCTGCACCGTCGCTTTTCTTGTCGCTGGGGAGAAATTGATATTATTGCCCAGTACCACGATACAAAAGAAACAGCAAACAAGCAAACCACCAATCATCAAAACTCAATACTCGCATTTGTAGAAGTGAAAACCCGCAGTGCTGGTAGTTGGGATGCTGGAGGTAGAAACGCTATCACCCCAAAAAAACAAGCAAAACTCTGTCACACAGCAGGAATATTTTTAGCTCAGTATCCTGAAAAAGCTGATTATTCTTGTCGTTTTGATGTCGCTATTGTCTTTTGTCAACCCTTGCCAAAAAATGTTGCCAAGGATATAGTTACTCCCCAAACCTTAGCTAGTTTATCAATACCTGGTTATGAGTTTAAGCTGCTCGAATACATTCCAGCAGCTTTTGATCTATCAACCATAAATTGA
- a CDS encoding pentapeptide repeat-containing protein, whose product MNIKYRFLSLILSLLLWAIIPITALLGLASTALALEYNKEILIEADFSGRDLTDSSFTKANLRQSNFSGANLRGVSFFAANLESANLTEADLTNATLDSARLIKANLTNAVLEGAFAASAKFDGAIIDGADFTDVLLRSDEQKKLCKLAKGTNPVTGRDTRDTLFCP is encoded by the coding sequence ATGAATATTAAGTATCGTTTTTTGTCACTTATCCTCAGTTTACTGCTTTGGGCGATCATTCCGATCACAGCATTATTGGGTTTAGCATCCACGGCTTTAGCACTAGAATACAACAAAGAAATTTTGATAGAAGCAGATTTTTCTGGACGTGATTTAACAGATTCTAGCTTTACTAAGGCTAATCTTCGTCAGAGTAATTTTAGTGGTGCTAACTTGCGTGGTGTCAGCTTTTTTGCTGCAAATCTAGAATCAGCAAATTTAACGGAGGCTGATTTAACTAATGCTACCTTAGATTCTGCACGTTTGATTAAAGCTAATTTAACTAATGCTGTTTTGGAAGGTGCATTTGCGGCTAGTGCCAAATTTGATGGTGCAATAATTGATGGTGCTGATTTTACTGATGTGCTGCTGCGTTCAGATGAGCAAAAAAAATTATGCAAGTTGGCTAAAGGTACTAATCCTGTAACGGGTAGGGATACAAGAGATACTTTATTCTGTCCGTAG
- a CDS encoding adenylate/guanylate cyclase domain-containing protein, producing MNILPSEIAQKLKEEESAIANRFDEVTILFADIVNFTGLSAQISPIELVNSLNEIFSSFDRLADFYGLAKIKTIGDAYMVIGGLATP from the coding sequence TTGAATATTTTACCCTCAGAAATTGCCCAAAAATTAAAGGAAGAAGAAAGCGCGATCGCTAACAGATTTGATGAGGTGACAATTTTGTTTGCGGATATTGTGAATTTTACTGGTTTATCTGCTCAAATATCGCCGATAGAATTAGTAAATTCTTTGAATGAAATTTTTTCTAGTTTTGATAGATTAGCTGATTTTTATGGTTTAGCAAAAATCAAAACTATTGGTGATGCTTATATGGTAATTGGTGGTTTAGCTACTCCTTGA
- a CDS encoding DMT family transporter, translating to MGLTNGTGELAALSAAGFWAIASVVYGVLGQRIPPLQLNFIKGIIAIALLLITILVSGDFQPTLAPLTLLFLLLSGAVGIGLGDTAFLAAINRIGPRRVLLLGTLAPPMSAIAATIFLQESLNINAWCGILLTILGVAWVVTERTSNNIESATTQLWPGIGLGLLAATANAIGAVFSRAAFTGTNISPLWAALFRLIAGVLIILIWALFPNQRNHVFGYPYWQSRRVILASFLAAFLGTYLGIWLQQTAIKLTNVGIASTLMQTSPILVIPIAIFMGEKVSWRAIIGVIVAIMGIGLLFYQK from the coding sequence ATTGGCTTAACTAATGGTACAGGTGAATTAGCAGCCTTGTCTGCTGCTGGTTTCTGGGCGATCGCTTCTGTGGTATATGGAGTATTGGGGCAGCGCATTCCGCCCTTACAGCTAAACTTCATCAAAGGCATAATAGCGATCGCACTGTTGCTAATTACAATTTTAGTCAGTGGTGATTTTCAGCCCACCCTTGCACCCTTAACCTTATTATTTCTCCTCCTCAGTGGTGCAGTGGGTATTGGTTTAGGAGATACAGCTTTTTTAGCAGCTATCAACCGAATCGGACCCCGTAGAGTTTTGCTTTTGGGAACTTTAGCCCCTCCCATGAGTGCGATCGCTGCTACAATTTTTCTCCAAGAAAGTCTTAACATCAATGCTTGGTGTGGTATTTTACTCACTATTTTAGGTGTTGCTTGGGTTGTTACCGAAAGAACCAGTAATAATATTGAAAGTGCAACCACACAACTATGGCCAGGAATAGGGTTAGGTTTGTTAGCAGCAACAGCTAACGCCATCGGTGCTGTTTTTTCCCGTGCAGCATTTACAGGTACGAATATTTCCCCTTTGTGGGCAGCATTATTCAGATTAATTGCCGGAGTATTAATAATTTTAATTTGGGCATTATTTCCCAATCAAAGAAATCACGTTTTCGGATATCCTTATTGGCAGTCAAGACGAGTTATATTAGCCAGTTTTTTAGCTGCTTTTTTAGGCACTTATTTAGGAATTTGGTTACAACAAACAGCAATTAAATTAACTAACGTGGGTATTGCCTCAACCCTCATGCAAACCAGCCCTATACTTGTAATTCCCATTGCTATCTTTATGGGTGAAAAAGTCAGTTGGAGAGCAATTATTGGTGTAATAGTTGCAATTATGGGGATTGGCTTATTATTTTATCAAAAGTGA
- a CDS encoding cyanophycin synthetase — MKFTASVLKKVATEMGATVVIEPEYELIGHITFKNGKITVFDNTRLNINGFGSANLAQDKAFSNYFLGKLGYRVTEGQTFFNDKMCAKVANPRNIHDGWNYAQELGFPVIVKPLNLSLGILVTKVYNKQEYYQVAEKILATQSVLIVERFYNGNDFRILVLDNEVIAAYQRIPLSVTGDGKSTILELLQNKREQLIKTGEKILIDVADFRIIKKLNQQNLTFDSVLAEDTLIYLLDNANLSTGGDAVDFTDKIHPDFQKLAINITKDMGLRLAGVDILTADITQPIVDYTVDYTLLEINSAPGLAHYALLGEQQIQKVEDLYRKILQALENE, encoded by the coding sequence ATGAAATTCACTGCATCAGTTTTAAAAAAAGTGGCTACAGAAATGGGCGCTACTGTTGTCATAGAACCTGAATATGAACTAATTGGACATATTACGTTTAAAAATGGAAAAATAACCGTTTTTGATAACACGAGATTGAATATCAATGGTTTTGGTTCGGCAAATTTAGCACAGGATAAAGCCTTTTCTAATTATTTTTTGGGTAAACTTGGTTATCGAGTTACGGAAGGACAAACATTTTTTAATGATAAAATGTGTGCAAAAGTCGCCAACCCTAGAAATATCCATGATGGTTGGAACTATGCCCAAGAATTAGGATTCCCTGTAATTGTTAAACCTTTAAATCTCAGTTTAGGAATTTTAGTTACCAAAGTATATAATAAACAGGAATATTATCAAGTAGCAGAAAAAATACTTGCTACTCAGTCTGTCTTAATTGTAGAAAGATTTTATAACGGCAATGACTTTAGGATTTTAGTTTTAGATAATGAAGTTATAGCGGCTTATCAAAGAATACCTTTATCTGTAACTGGTGATGGTAAATCTACTATTTTAGAATTACTACAAAACAAACGTGAACAGTTAATCAAAACAGGGGAAAAAATATTAATTGATGTTGCAGATTTCCGCATTATCAAGAAATTAAATCAACAAAATCTTACCTTTGATAGTGTACTTGCCGAAGATACTTTAATTTATCTTTTAGACAATGCAAATTTATCTACAGGTGGTGATGCAGTAGATTTTACTGATAAAATTCATCCTGATTTTCAGAAACTAGCGATTAATATCACTAAAGATATGGGTTTGAGATTAGCAGGTGTAGATATTCTCACCGCTGATATTACTCAACCCATAGTAGATTATACGGTAGATTATACTCTGTTGGAAATTAATAGCGCCCCTGGTTTAGCTCATTATGCCTTACTGGGAGAGCAACAAATACAGAAAGTAGAAGATTTATATCGGAAAATTTTGCAAGCATTAGAAAACGAATAA
- a CDS encoding phosphorylase family protein — protein MKSLYQFLENNCQHLNQLNQRVLLMGLCGSLNEHYKVGDIVLYRDCMYQRNLKKCDRTLITEIHNQLGDKVCFVKGLTSDRVISLTAEKQNLHLQSGADVVDMEGFPFLEFFQPLGLSTAILRVVSDDTLHDIPNLTTAISTDGSLQPLPLALTFIRQPLAATRLIRSSLQALKILETLAYCLASSSTRI, from the coding sequence ATGAAATCACTGTACCAGTTTTTGGAAAACAATTGTCAACATTTAAATCAACTTAATCAACGAGTGCTGCTGATGGGTTTATGTGGCAGTTTAAATGAGCATTACAAGGTTGGTGATATAGTTCTCTATCGAGATTGTATGTATCAAAGAAATCTGAAAAAGTGCGATCGCACCTTGATCACAGAGATACATAACCAACTTGGGGATAAAGTATGTTTTGTGAAGGGATTAACGAGCGATCGCGTCATATCCCTAACAGCAGAAAAACAAAATTTACATCTACAATCTGGCGCTGATGTTGTTGATATGGAAGGATTCCCATTCTTAGAATTTTTCCAGCCACTAGGGTTATCAACCGCAATATTACGAGTCGTTAGTGATGATACTCTCCATGATATACCTAACCTAACAACAGCCATTAGCACCGATGGTTCACTCCAACCTCTACCCCTGGCCTTAACATTCATCCGTCAACCCCTAGCTGCTACCCGCTTGATTCGTAGTTCCTTACAAGCACTCAAAATATTAGAAACACTAGCTTACTGTTTAGCCAGTTCCTCAACTCGGATATAG
- a CDS encoding asparagine synthetase B family protein has protein sequence MFFNFFQNPQSVNSNFQVIPTWYVAYGKLDVVDALKADVTWQDEQFAVISASENFAMSLNERFVLVGDIWLSNRLELLQRINIDSPQKISNQQIILQLWQKYNFQCLTLLLGMFNLVVWDREKQELYLVRDAIGSRTLYYTTKGLTRWIAPKLTTLAPHRNNDLDLIALRDYLCCAFVPGERTLWQNVKEIRPGTLIEMPSNQVYHYWQLQEKIIDVNQPLEWYSEKLSDLLEQVIKEYLPENQPLGVFLSGGLDSSSITALAAKLHNAPVHTYSIHFGNETPNELEFSSLVAEHCQTQHHILEITFREMWERLPETMLYLDDPIGDPLTVPNLLIGKLARENVEITLNGEGGDPCFGGPKNQPMLINSLYGTINNQDALTAYLISFQKCALDLPQLLKPEIWQSVKNESSVFYHDLNADANYLNRLMKLNIKFKGADHILTKVNNLTQAAGLQGLSPLFDQRVVDLSMQIPPEYKLSGVEEKAVLKKAVSDILPDTIIQRPKSGMMVPVQLGFRKYWQKQARKLLLNRNSEICAYINQDILRNWLEFKGDIWGRYGVKLWLLVSLEIWLQVNKSVLKK, from the coding sequence ATGTTTTTTAATTTTTTTCAAAATCCTCAATCAGTAAATTCTAATTTTCAAGTAATACCTACTTGGTATGTAGCTTATGGAAAATTAGATGTTGTAGACGCTTTAAAAGCAGATGTCACCTGGCAAGATGAACAATTTGCTGTTATTTCCGCATCCGAAAATTTTGCCATGAGTCTTAACGAAAGATTTGTATTAGTTGGTGATATATGGTTAAGTAATCGTTTAGAACTCCTACAAAGAATAAATATTGATTCTCCCCAAAAAATCAGTAATCAACAAATAATTTTACAACTTTGGCAAAAGTATAATTTTCAATGTTTAACCCTATTATTAGGGATGTTCAACTTAGTAGTTTGGGATCGAGAAAAGCAAGAATTATATTTAGTCAGAGATGCTATAGGTAGCCGAACTTTATATTATACAACTAAAGGTTTGACTCGCTGGATTGCTCCCAAATTAACCACCCTTGCACCTCATAGAAACAATGACTTAGATTTAATCGCACTGCGAGATTATTTATGTTGTGCATTTGTTCCAGGAGAAAGAACACTTTGGCAAAATGTGAAAGAAATTCGTCCTGGTACACTTATAGAAATGCCTTCAAATCAAGTTTATCATTATTGGCAACTGCAAGAAAAAATAATAGATGTTAATCAACCTTTAGAATGGTATAGCGAGAAATTAAGTGATTTACTAGAACAAGTTATCAAAGAATATTTACCAGAAAATCAACCTTTGGGAGTATTTCTTTCTGGTGGTTTAGACTCTAGCAGTATTACCGCATTAGCAGCAAAATTACATAATGCACCAGTTCATACTTATTCCATTCATTTTGGTAATGAAACACCCAATGAATTAGAATTTTCTAGCTTAGTTGCAGAACATTGTCAAACACAACATCACATTTTAGAAATTACCTTTCGGGAAATGTGGGAACGTTTACCAGAAACAATGTTATATTTAGATGATCCTATCGGTGATCCTTTAACAGTACCAAATTTATTAATAGGTAAACTAGCGAGAGAAAATGTAGAGATTACATTAAATGGAGAAGGAGGAGATCCTTGTTTTGGAGGTCCAAAAAATCAACCAATGTTGATTAATAGTTTATATGGTACAATTAATAATCAAGATGCTTTAACAGCTTATTTAATATCTTTCCAAAAATGTGCTTTAGACTTACCACAACTATTAAAACCGGAAATTTGGCAAAGTGTAAAAAATGAATCTTCTGTATTTTACCATGATTTAAATGCCGATGCTAATTATTTAAATAGATTAATGAAATTGAATATTAAATTTAAAGGAGCAGATCATATTCTAACCAAGGTAAATAACTTAACCCAAGCAGCAGGTTTACAAGGTTTATCACCATTATTTGATCAGCGAGTAGTTGACTTGAGTATGCAAATTCCCCCAGAATATAAACTTTCAGGAGTCGAAGAAAAAGCAGTTTTGAAAAAAGCAGTCAGTGATATTTTACCAGATACAATTATTCAGCGTCCTAAAAGTGGAATGATGGTTCCTGTACAATTAGGATTTAGGAAATATTGGCAAAAACAAGCGCGGAAATTGTTGTTAAATAGAAATAGTGAAATTTGCGCTTATATTAATCAGGATATTTTACGGAATTGGTTAGAGTTTAAAGGTGATATTTGGGGGCGTTATGGTGTTAAACTATGGTTATTGGTTAGTTTGGAAATTTGGTTGCAGGTAAATAAATCAGTATTAAAGAAATAG
- a CDS encoding AAA family ATPase, which translates to MLKELHLRSVGPSSQFDVEFADRLNIFTGDNGLGKSFLLDVAWWVLTGNWVEQPAYPQRNTEQPPEIISQIETKYGLKDYQSGFNFSV; encoded by the coding sequence ATGCTAAAAGAACTTCATTTAAGGTCTGTAGGACCATCTTCTCAATTTGATGTTGAATTTGCTGATAGACTGAATATCTTTACTGGTGATAATGGACTAGGTAAAAGCTTTTTACTAGATGTTGCTTGGTGGGTACTTACCGGAAATTGGGTAGAACAACCAGCTTATCCGCAAAGAAATACAGAACAACCCCCAGAAATTATCTCCCAAATTGAAACTAAATATGGTTTAAAAGATTATCAAAGTGGTTTTAATTTTTCTGTTTGA
- a CDS encoding DUF29 domain-containing protein — protein sequence MIQNIPKHDILYETDFLAWCERTVTQLKAKDVENLDFEHLIEEIESLGKSERRELRNRLLVLIAHILKRMYVNSSENFNGWEVTIIEQRKQIKVLLKESPSLKPYLAQIFTEVYADALDIVSVDYKQTDFPDTWPFDFGTDLLLSAKYWEHNL from the coding sequence ATGATACAAAACATACCAAAACATGATATTTTATATGAAACAGATTTTCTTGCTTGGTGCGAAAGAACAGTTACTCAACTCAAAGCAAAAGATGTAGAAAATCTTGATTTTGAACATTTAATAGAGGAAATTGAAAGTTTGGGAAAAAGCGAAAGACGGGAATTAAGAAATAGATTATTAGTTTTGATAGCACACATTCTCAAACGGATGTATGTTAACAGTTCTGAAAACTTCAATGGATGGGAAGTAACTATTATAGAACAACGAAAACAAATTAAAGTTTTATTGAAAGAATCTCCCAGCTTAAAACCTTATCTAGCACAAATATTTACAGAAGTTTATGCTGATGCTTTAGATATTGTTTCCGTTGATTATAAACAAACAGATTTTCCTGATACATGGCCATTTGATTTTGGTACAGATTTACTTTTATCTGCAAAATATTGGGAGCATAATCTGTAA
- a CDS encoding diaminopimelate decarboxylase family protein, which produces METLQETAKLLTPFSQELAEELLNIYGSPLYVYDGDILNQTISHITNSFHYPQTRFYFASVTNGNIALLKIFKNAGWGLHANTPGDIYLGLNAGFAPSEIVYSGSNLSREEMEQVLNWGVNTLNLDSISQLRLLCEIFLFRAKTQRSKDAKLNIGLRLNISEDSRIGVSIADFDEAVAIASNAGLKISGLHFYRGTGTNATSAFTNVIDEVISIAENLPDWQYLDFGGGFGFPYHHDGVAFDWETFGDELSRKIGNLGKNINLIIEPGRSAIAGCGTLLAQVVSVKWQGNKQVLGVDSTVANLSVPAVHGGFREIVSWKNQTYEKNITNYITDVCGNTTYSRDYLGKNCQLPALKIGDMIAILDVGAYGYAMSSHFLHRPKPAEVLIENGTHRLIRKREDYSVLLNNQIV; this is translated from the coding sequence ATGGAAACATTACAAGAAACTGCAAAATTATTAACTCCATTTTCTCAAGAACTTGCTGAAGAATTATTAAATATTTACGGTTCTCCTTTATATGTTTATGATGGTGATATTTTAAATCAAACTATTTCCCATATTACTAACTCTTTCCATTATCCTCAAACTCGGTTTTATTTTGCCAGTGTCACTAATGGAAATATTGCGTTATTGAAGATATTTAAAAATGCTGGTTGGGGACTTCATGCTAATACACCAGGTGATATTTATTTGGGTTTAAATGCTGGTTTTGCACCTTCGGAAATTGTCTATAGTGGTAGTAATTTAAGTCGGGAGGAAATGGAACAAGTTTTAAATTGGGGTGTGAATACTTTAAATTTGGATAGTATTTCTCAGTTGCGTTTGTTGTGTGAGATTTTTTTGTTTCGCGCAAAGACGCAAAGGAGCAAAGACGCAAAGTTAAATATTGGTTTACGTTTAAATATTTCTGAAGATAGTCGTATTGGTGTTAGTATAGCAGATTTTGATGAGGCAGTTGCTATTGCGAGTAATGCAGGTTTAAAGATTTCGGGTTTACATTTTTATCGGGGTACGGGAACTAATGCAACTTCTGCTTTTACTAATGTTATTGATGAGGTAATATCCATAGCAGAAAATTTACCAGATTGGCAATATTTAGATTTTGGTGGAGGTTTTGGTTTTCCTTATCATCATGATGGTGTTGCTTTTGATTGGGAAACTTTTGGAGATGAGTTAAGTAGAAAAATTGGCAATTTAGGGAAAAATATTAATTTGATTATTGAACCAGGACGCTCTGCTATTGCGGGTTGTGGAACTTTGTTAGCTCAGGTTGTATCTGTGAAATGGCAAGGTAATAAACAAGTTTTAGGTGTAGATTCTACGGTTGCTAATCTTTCTGTTCCTGCGGTACATGGAGGTTTTCGAGAAATTGTAAGTTGGAAAAATCAAACTTATGAAAAGAATATCACAAATTATATCACGGATGTTTGTGGAAATACCACTTATTCACGGGATTATTTAGGTAAAAATTGTCAACTTCCCGCTTTAAAAATTGGTGATATGATCGCTATTTTAGATGTGGGTGCTTATGGTTATGCGATGTCTTCCCATTTTTTACATCGTCCTAAACCTGCGGAAGTTTTAATAGAAAATGGTACTCATCGGTTAATTAGAAAACGAGAAGATTACAGTGTTTTACTGAATAATCAAATAGTTTAG
- a CDS encoding asparagine synthetase B family protein: protein MLSYHFIGYWGEKKEDFITQRRRDAERGGKGEGFVFEVVYVGCDDAREIEGNTIAALSASGFDDADVWVKIEDDRLILGRDVFGRFPLFWSCKNNSENNTVWFGSRLDLLLEIMEKPEVNISGLYGYSCFSYVPTPLTPVEGVFSVSAGTEVVFNIDNIENYEVRKFYQWVESPEQITDENTAVSQLQGLLKNAVERQINDLKDDPVGVFLSGGLDSSIVAALLVNAGVKVRAYSLDFGEFGISEYPYAEQVADFLNIPIVKVDASPKNIKNAIIPTVKALDLPFGDGVTVPLYLLNKVASQETKVIFNGEGGDQLFAGWTNKPLIAAGIYQSEHPHKNEGFIQQYLRTFHRLWGYESRVYQPDIYAQIRGLNAQEWLLDGLDSRFCPSLLHRLRRASLMLKGAQNIHPRATALSFVHGLNVRSPFCDLNLAEWTFQLSGELCLQGACEKYILKRAVENLLPSEIVWRQKRGMGVPLTSWCVNNFWHDLGNWLNPGILEAENIFYPDIATKIITGELGGHIQGRRIGEILWLLIMWELWYFHVFGVKLGSKSWKHPFLLPRGLWKHYKKLQNY, encoded by the coding sequence ATGTTATCCTATCATTTTATCGGTTATTGGGGTGAGAAGAAGGAAGATTTTATCACGCAGAGACGCAGAGACGCAGAGAGAGGAGGGAAGGGAGAAGGGTTTGTTTTTGAGGTTGTTTATGTGGGGTGTGATGATGCACGGGAGATAGAAGGAAATACTATTGCTGCTCTTTCTGCTTCGGGTTTTGATGATGCTGATGTTTGGGTGAAAATAGAAGATGATAGGTTGATTTTGGGTAGGGATGTTTTTGGGAGATTTCCTTTATTTTGGAGTTGTAAAAATAATTCTGAAAATAATACTGTTTGGTTTGGTTCTCGGTTAGATTTACTTTTGGAAATAATGGAAAAACCAGAGGTTAATATTTCTGGTTTATATGGTTATTCCTGTTTTTCTTATGTTCCTACTCCTTTGACTCCTGTTGAGGGTGTTTTTTCTGTGAGTGCGGGAACTGAGGTAGTTTTTAATATTGATAATATTGAAAATTACGAAGTGAGAAAATTTTATCAATGGGTTGAATCTCCAGAACAAATTACAGATGAAAATACCGCAGTTTCTCAATTACAAGGTTTATTAAAAAATGCGGTGGAAAGACAAATTAACGATTTAAAAGATGATCCTGTAGGTGTGTTTTTATCTGGGGGTTTAGATTCTTCCATTGTTGCTGCTTTGTTGGTAAATGCAGGGGTTAAAGTTCGTGCTTATAGTTTAGATTTTGGTGAGTTTGGTATTTCTGAATATCCTTATGCGGAACAGGTGGCAGATTTTTTAAATATTCCTATTGTTAAGGTTGATGCAAGTCCGAAAAATATTAAAAATGCAATTATTCCTACTGTTAAAGCTTTAGATTTACCTTTTGGTGATGGTGTTACTGTTCCTTTATATCTTTTAAATAAAGTCGCTTCTCAAGAAACTAAGGTCATTTTTAATGGTGAAGGTGGTGATCAATTATTTGCAGGTTGGACTAATAAACCTTTAATTGCTGCGGGTATTTATCAAAGTGAACATCCGCATAAAAATGAGGGTTTTATTCAACAATATTTAAGAACTTTTCACCGTCTCTGGGGTTATGAATCTAGGGTGTATCAACCGGATATTTATGCTCAGATTCGGGGTTTAAATGCCCAGGAATGGCTGTTAGATGGGTTAGATAGTCGTTTTTGTCCTTCGTTGTTACATCGTCTGCGTCGTGCAAGTTTGATGTTAAAGGGAGCGCAAAATATTCATCCCCGTGCAACTGCGTTAAGTTTTGTGCATGGGTTAAATGTGCGATCGCCTTTTTGTGATTTAAATTTAGCAGAATGGACTTTTCAGCTATCTGGTGAACTCTGTTTACAGGGTGCTTGTGAAAAGTATATCTTGAAACGCGCTGTAGAAAATTTACTACCATCGGAAATAGTCTGGAGACAAAAGCGGGGGATGGGTGTTCCCTTAACTTCTTGGTGTGTAAATAATTTTTGGCATGATCTTGGTAATTGGTTAAATCCGGGTATACTAGAAGCGGAAAATATTTTTTACCCTGATATAGCAACAAAAATTATTACCGGAGAACTGGGAGGACATATTCAAGGACGACGCATAGGTGAGATACTTTGGTTACTAATTATGTGGGAACTTTGGTATTTTCACGTTTTTGGTGTAAAACTAGGATCAAAGTCTTGGAAGCATCCGTTTTTATTACCTCGTGGTTTATGGAAACATTACAAGAAACTGCAAAATTATTAA
- a CDS encoding DUF3859 domain-containing protein, which translates to MEQRLTQEQLNQIIAEVQGLQLRQEAEFDQQQVQQILQELNLPPELLDEALIQLRRRQALEVQQRRNKLIAFGVVGALIITIGGVVFLNQKNASLLANVSAQQDKITLANEQQINTVSRQANGDVFYRVTLKDAPIGKKLSLSCNWIDPSGKIVKQNSYETKDVTTSIWNTRCKYPINSAAPVGNWKVEMLLDGRKISEEIFVVQ; encoded by the coding sequence ATGGAACAGCGATTAACTCAAGAACAATTAAACCAAATTATTGCTGAAGTTCAAGGTTTACAATTACGTCAAGAAGCTGAATTTGACCAACAACAAGTTCAGCAAATTTTACAAGAGTTAAATTTACCTCCAGAGTTGTTAGATGAAGCTTTGATTCAGTTGCGTCGTCGTCAAGCTTTGGAGGTGCAACAACGTCGTAATAAGTTGATAGCTTTTGGGGTGGTTGGGGCGCTTATTATAACTATTGGTGGTGTGGTATTTTTAAATCAAAAAAATGCTTCTTTATTAGCTAATGTTTCTGCACAGCAAGATAAAATTACTTTAGCTAATGAACAACAAATAAATACTGTTTCTCGTCAAGCTAATGGTGATGTTTTTTATCGTGTGACTTTGAAAGATGCACCGATAGGTAAAAAATTATCTCTTAGTTGTAATTGGATAGATCCTAGTGGAAAAATTGTGAAGCAAAATAGTTATGAAACTAAAGATGTAACTACTTCTATTTGGAATACTCGCTGTAAATATCCTATCAATTCTGCTGCACCTGTGGGTAATTGGAAGGTGGAAATGTTGCTGGATGGGAGAAAAATTAGTGAAGAAATTTTTGTTGTGCAATAG
- a CDS encoding phycobilisome rod-core linker polypeptide — MALPLLQYKPSTQNHRVSSFGVADKNEDTPYIYRLEDVSSYTDIQSIIWASYRQVFSEHEILKFNRQITLESQLKNGSLSVKDFIRGLAKSEAFYRLVVSVNNNYRLVDITLKRLLGRSAYNKEEEIAWSIVIGTKGFDGFVDALVDSEEYNQNFGDNTVPYQRKRMEGRPYNLVTPRYGVDFQETAGTVRTDWRFVLENFYTAKAKTKRLREGDPGKFADMAASLSGKGNYAQRISSFDIDYLNEVPYRGKR; from the coding sequence ATGGCACTGCCATTACTTCAATACAAACCATCTACCCAAAACCACCGCGTTAGCAGTTTCGGTGTTGCTGATAAAAACGAAGATACTCCTTATATCTACCGTTTAGAAGATGTTAGTTCTTACACTGACATTCAAAGCATCATTTGGGCTTCCTATCGCCAAGTTTTCAGCGAACATGAAATTTTGAAGTTTAACCGCCAAATTACTTTAGAATCTCAACTGAAAAATGGTTCTTTGTCTGTTAAAGACTTCATTCGTGGTTTAGCTAAATCCGAAGCTTTCTATCGTTTAGTTGTTTCTGTTAACAACAACTATCGTTTAGTAGATATCACCCTCAAGCGCCTTTTGGGTCGTTCTGCTTACAACAAAGAAGAAGAAATTGCTTGGTCTATTGTTATTGGTACTAAGGGTTTTGATGGCTTTGTTGATGCTTTGGTAGACAGCGAAGAATATAACCAAAACTTTGGTGATAACACCGTACCTTACCAACGTAAACGCATGGAAGGTCGTCCCTATAACTTGGTTACTCCTCGTTACGGTGTGGACTTCCAAGAAACAGCAGGTACAGTCAGAACCGACTGGCGCTTTGTGTTGGAAAACTTCTACACTGCAAAGGCGAAAACAAAACGTCTCAGAGAAGGCGATCCTGGCAAGTTTGCAGATATGGCCGCTTCTCTGTCTGGTAAGGGTAACTATGCTCAAAGAATCTCTTCTTTTGACATTGATTACTTGAATGAAGTTCCTTATCGTGGTAAACGCTAA